Proteins encoded together in one Flavobacteriales bacterium window:
- the nhaA gene encoding Na+/H+ antiporter NhaA: MHLEAGSRRRRAFADFLHHQSTGGILLFASAVVALVWANGPWKEGYHHLWEHTVTLTFDELTLRGTLHHWINDGLMALFFFVVGLELKREVVGGELSRPRDALLPVAAGLGGMLVPAALYLAFNHSGDAHAGWGIPMATDIAFAVGVMSLLGDRVPTSLKVFLTTLAIADDLGAVLVIAFFYTSELSLDNLLIGMAFLAVLWGGNRLGVRNPWFYAVFGIAGMWTAFLLSGIHATIAGVLAAFTIPAETRMDEPAFVARIKRHIAAFADLEPNGKPTLSEDQLEVIRHIEADCERAATPLQRLEKALHPLVAFGVMPLFALANAGVELPDDPLGALTSPVALGVGIGLALGKPLGIVLMVLLLVRLGVGRLGTGISRAHLVGMGFLAGIGFTMSLFVNELAFTDPLLREEAKLGILLASLLAGGIGFLLLRRLPPSTA; this comes from the coding sequence ATGCATCTGGAAGCCGGCTCCCGTCGCCGCCGCGCCTTCGCGGACTTCCTGCACCACCAGAGCACCGGGGGCATCCTGCTGTTCGCTTCGGCGGTGGTCGCTCTGGTCTGGGCCAATGGCCCCTGGAAGGAGGGATATCACCACCTCTGGGAGCACACCGTCACGCTCACCTTCGACGAGCTGACGCTGCGCGGCACCCTGCACCACTGGATCAACGACGGTCTGATGGCCCTCTTCTTTTTCGTGGTCGGACTGGAACTGAAGCGCGAGGTGGTGGGCGGCGAGCTCAGCCGCCCGCGCGATGCCCTGCTGCCGGTGGCCGCCGGGCTCGGTGGCATGCTGGTGCCCGCTGCGCTCTACCTGGCCTTCAACCACAGCGGCGACGCACACGCCGGATGGGGCATCCCCATGGCCACGGACATCGCGTTCGCGGTGGGCGTGATGAGCCTGCTGGGCGACCGCGTGCCCACGAGCCTCAAGGTCTTCCTCACCACCCTGGCCATCGCCGACGACCTGGGCGCCGTGCTCGTCATCGCCTTCTTCTACACCAGCGAACTGAGCCTGGACAACCTGTTGATCGGCATGGCCTTCCTGGCCGTGCTGTGGGGCGGCAACCGCCTGGGCGTGCGCAACCCCTGGTTCTATGCGGTGTTCGGCATCGCCGGCATGTGGACCGCCTTCCTGCTCAGCGGCATCCACGCCACCATCGCCGGTGTGCTCGCGGCCTTCACCATCCCGGCCGAAACGCGCATGGACGAGCCCGCCTTCGTGGCCCGCATCAAAAGGCACATCGCCGCCTTCGCCGACCTGGAGCCCAACGGCAAGCCCACCCTCAGCGAAGACCAGCTGGAAGTGATCCGGCACATCGAGGCCGACTGCGAACGGGCCGCCACCCCGCTCCAGCGCCTGGAGAAGGCCCTGCATCCGCTGGTCGCCTTCGGCGTGATGCCGCTCTTCGCCCTGGCCAACGCCGGGGTGGAACTGCCCGACGATCCGCTCGGGGCCCTCACCTCGCCCGTGGCCCTCGGTGTGGGCATCGGCCTGGCGTTGGGCAAACCCCTGGGCATCGTGCTCATGGTGCTGTTGCTGGTGCGCCTCGGCGTGGGGCGCCTGGGGACCGGCATCTCCCGGGCGCACCTGGTGGGCATGGGTTTTCTGGCCGGCATCGGCTTCACCATGTCCCTCTTCGTGAACGAACTGGCCTTCACCGATCCACTTCTGCGGGAAGAGGCCAAGCTCGGCATCCTGCTGGCCTCATTACTGGCCGGGGGCATCGGCTTCCTGCTGCTGCGCAGGCTGCCACCTTCAACCGCGTAA
- a CDS encoding MMPL family transporter gives MDRRQRRLHRIERLLTRRNARLALALLVLLTVPALLALRHVRVDYDFEKFFPTDDPELDRYLAFRDRFGHDNEYVLFGIGHRPSVFDLHVLRRADSLAGRLATLPDVRRVVSPTRLSMPRWTPAGVFEVPVLRLDHDSTLAADSTRLRLDPVARPLVNDRGDALLLVMHTEQGLSKARSDSLLNRIEAAVDASGLPEVRIAGRIHGQRHYIGLMTRELITFMLASAVLLVIFLSIAFRTTWGVIAPISVVALTVLWQVALMTAFGKPLSILTMLLPTILFVVGMSDSVHIIERYIEALRDGHPKSRALAITFDEVGLSTFITMLTTAIGYATLVTSGIRPMSEFGLFTAMGVFLAYALAFTLLPAVLLLLPTPVPAERTVRASLWDRVVHALLQTVLGRRRAILLGAGAVTLCCALLIPRITVNNFLLEDLPDSDPQKQGFLWFERQFGGVRPFDLEIAVRDTALSVWDPAVLHRTAIVQDHLERTYGVRHITSPVTVVRAANMALNGGDPAWYRLPDDPADTQRAARLARTLLGRQGLATIASADGLTGRMSGRMVDEGGAAHRLKNAALDGLVKGLGPAPAVDFHQTGMAFLIDRNNERLSEQMLLSLGISFLLIAAIMTFLFREPRMVLIALLPNVLPMVFIAGLMGLVGIDLKVSTAIIFSNAFGIAVDDTIHLLGKLRIELAKGRGLPYAMKRTYLSGGKAVIVMSLMLCAGFITLIASDFASVHYMGLLISITLGVALLSELLLLPLLVLLILRKRPVRVVA, from the coding sequence ATGGACCGGCGCCAGCGGCGGCTCCACCGCATCGAACGGCTGCTCACGCGCCGCAACGCCCGCCTGGCGCTCGCGCTGCTGGTGCTGCTCACCGTGCCGGCGCTCCTCGCCCTGCGCCACGTCCGCGTCGACTACGACTTCGAGAAGTTCTTCCCCACGGACGACCCCGAACTGGACCGCTACCTGGCCTTCCGGGACCGCTTCGGGCACGACAACGAATACGTGCTCTTCGGCATCGGCCACCGGCCGTCGGTGTTCGACCTCCACGTGCTGCGGCGCGCCGACAGCCTCGCCGGCCGCCTGGCCACCCTGCCCGATGTACGCCGCGTGGTGTCGCCCACCCGCCTCAGCATGCCGCGCTGGACGCCGGCCGGGGTGTTCGAGGTGCCCGTGCTGCGCCTCGACCACGACAGCACGCTGGCCGCGGACAGCACCCGCCTGCGCCTGGACCCCGTGGCCCGCCCACTGGTGAACGACCGGGGTGATGCGCTGCTGCTCGTGATGCATACCGAGCAGGGCCTCAGCAAGGCCCGCAGCGACAGCCTCCTCAACCGCATCGAGGCCGCCGTGGACGCCAGCGGCCTGCCCGAGGTGAGGATCGCCGGGCGTATCCATGGCCAACGACATTACATCGGACTGATGACGCGTGAGCTCATCACCTTCATGCTGGCCTCGGCCGTGCTGCTGGTCATCTTCCTGTCCATTGCGTTCCGCACCACCTGGGGCGTGATCGCCCCCATCAGCGTCGTGGCCCTCACGGTGCTCTGGCAGGTAGCGCTCATGACCGCCTTCGGTAAGCCGCTCAGCATCCTCACGATGCTGCTGCCCACCATCCTGTTCGTGGTCGGCATGAGCGATTCCGTGCACATCATCGAGCGCTATATCGAGGCCCTGCGCGACGGGCATCCGAAGTCCCGCGCCCTTGCCATCACCTTCGATGAGGTGGGCCTTAGCACCTTCATCACCATGCTCACCACGGCCATCGGATACGCCACGCTGGTCACGAGCGGGATCCGACCCATGAGCGAGTTCGGGTTGTTCACGGCCATGGGCGTCTTCCTGGCCTATGCACTGGCCTTCACCCTTCTGCCTGCCGTATTGCTGTTGCTGCCCACACCTGTGCCCGCCGAGCGCACCGTGCGGGCCTCGCTATGGGACCGGGTGGTGCATGCCCTGCTGCAGACGGTGCTCGGGCGGCGGCGCGCCATCCTGCTCGGTGCGGGCGCTGTCACCCTTTGCTGCGCTTTGCTGATCCCGCGCATCACGGTGAACAACTTCCTGCTGGAGGACCTGCCCGACAGCGACCCACAGAAGCAGGGTTTTCTTTGGTTCGAGCGGCAGTTCGGCGGGGTGCGCCCCTTCGACCTGGAGATCGCCGTGCGCGACACGGCACTGAGCGTTTGGGATCCCGCGGTGCTGCACCGCACGGCCATCGTGCAGGACCACCTGGAACGCACCTACGGCGTGCGCCACATCACCAGCCCGGTGACGGTGGTGCGTGCGGCCAACATGGCCCTGAACGGCGGCGACCCAGCGTGGTACCGCCTGCCGGACGACCCGGCCGACACCCAGCGCGCCGCGCGTCTGGCCCGTACCCTCCTGGGCCGCCAGGGGCTGGCCACCATCGCCTCCGCCGATGGCCTCACGGGCCGCATGAGCGGTCGCATGGTGGACGAGGGCGGCGCCGCCCACCGCCTGAAGAACGCCGCGCTCGACGGCCTGGTGAAGGGACTGGGACCTGCTCCGGCAGTGGACTTCCACCAGACCGGCATGGCCTTCCTGATCGACCGCAACAACGAACGGCTCAGCGAACAGATGCTGCTGAGCCTCGGCATCAGCTTCCTGCTCATCGCCGCCATCATGACCTTCCTGTTCCGTGAACCGCGCATGGTGCTCATCGCCCTGCTGCCGAACGTGCTGCCCATGGTGTTCATCGCCGGCCTCATGGGCCTGGTGGGCATCGACCTCAAGGTGAGCACCGCCATCATCTTCAGCAACGCCTTCGGCATCGCGGTGGACGACACCATCCACCTGCTGGGCAAGCTGCGGATCGAGCTGGCCAAGGGGCGTGGGCTGCCCTACGCCATGAAGCGCACCTACCTCAGCGGCGGCAAGGCCGTGATCGTGATGAGCCTGATGCTCTGCGCCGGCTTCATCACCCTCATCGCCTCCGACTTCGCCAGCGTGCACTACATGGGCCTGCTCATCAGCATCACCCTCGGCGTGGCCCTGCTCAGCGAACTGCTGCTGTTGCCGCTGCTGGTGCTGCTGATCCTGCGCAAGCGGCCGGTGCGCGTGGTCGCCTGA
- a CDS encoding WG repeat-containing protein, which translates to MDNRLVRALVLMLGLGTAAVASAGKLEKAFEALKVYNYFLARQLFQGRLAKEPAAAWYGLSVIAGRADNPFHQPDSAYTYLVRAEAAFALSDERTRERIKPLGVDTEALAAQRAFLHGLAWDLARSTNTLEGYGRFLDRYPTAQQAADARAVRDHLAFQQARERNTASAYRAFLDAYPGARQVYEARGRLEEAVFREATADSSIGSYTLFIEEHGESAYVKQAEDAVYRLSTPRRTRDELRRFIAAFPKNHRVPDAWRELYATYARDLDAAAITRFLQENPDYPFIQELSEDYRVASLVLLPFRRDGLWGFIDEQGMERIKAEYEWVEPFHNGQALVGRAGRTGTVNKSGEEVIPVEHDDVSEYSEGLAVVERAGKVGVMDRTGTLVVPMRFEEVGEHHEGLAYAALDGRYGYIDARGHTAIPFSFDRAGTFHNGLAVVERDGRSGAVDMRGQVVVPFVHDWIEGFDRGVSRVRRDGRMGLIGPFGDTVLAPVHAHVGSFVGGPALVVDGDRCGYVDRPGRWVVAQELEAAEGVISWGEFRDGVAEVQVKGKRGAIDTTGRSIIPALYVDVGAYAGGLIAVKKKTKWAYADRSHKLVTEAKYDQAWPLVQGLGRVVVENRWGAIDSAGREVIPPRYEALTDAVHGMLVAREGGRSGAVSGKGAVLVPFEFEQVEPLAADLVRVERAGRMAYFKPSAGRMIWKEEGFDVPASPQ; encoded by the coding sequence ATGGACAACAGGTTGGTGCGCGCCCTTGTTCTGATGCTCGGGCTGGGGACGGCGGCGGTGGCCTCGGCGGGCAAGCTGGAGAAGGCGTTCGAGGCGCTGAAGGTGTACAACTACTTCCTGGCCCGGCAGCTCTTCCAAGGCCGGCTGGCCAAGGAACCGGCGGCGGCCTGGTACGGGTTGAGCGTGATCGCCGGTCGGGCGGACAACCCGTTCCATCAACCGGATTCGGCCTACACGTACCTGGTGCGCGCCGAGGCGGCCTTCGCGTTGAGCGACGAGCGCACGCGGGAGCGGATCAAGCCGCTGGGGGTCGACACGGAGGCGCTGGCCGCTCAGCGCGCCTTTCTTCACGGGCTGGCGTGGGACCTGGCCCGGTCCACCAACACCCTGGAGGGCTATGGCCGGTTCCTCGATCGGTATCCCACCGCCCAGCAGGCCGCCGATGCTCGAGCGGTGCGCGATCACCTGGCTTTCCAACAGGCCCGTGAGCGCAACACGGCGTCGGCCTACCGCGCGTTCCTGGACGCCTATCCGGGTGCGCGGCAGGTGTACGAGGCGCGTGGGCGGCTGGAGGAGGCCGTGTTCCGCGAGGCCACCGCGGACAGCAGCATCGGCTCCTACACCCTGTTCATCGAGGAGCACGGCGAGAGCGCGTATGTGAAGCAGGCCGAGGACGCGGTCTACCGGCTGAGCACACCGCGCCGCACGCGCGACGAGCTGCGCCGGTTCATCGCTGCATTCCCGAAGAACCACCGCGTGCCCGATGCCTGGCGCGAGCTGTACGCCACGTACGCCCGTGACCTGGACGCCGCGGCCATCACACGCTTCCTGCAGGAGAACCCGGACTACCCCTTCATCCAGGAACTGAGCGAGGACTACCGCGTGGCCAGCCTGGTGTTGCTGCCCTTCCGCCGCGATGGTCTCTGGGGATTCATCGATGAGCAGGGCATGGAGCGCATCAAGGCCGAGTATGAGTGGGTGGAGCCCTTCCACAACGGGCAGGCGTTGGTGGGCCGGGCGGGGCGCACGGGCACGGTGAACAAGAGCGGTGAGGAGGTGATCCCCGTGGAGCACGATGATGTGTCCGAATACAGCGAAGGCCTGGCGGTGGTGGAGCGCGCGGGCAAGGTGGGGGTGATGGACCGCACCGGCACGCTGGTGGTGCCCATGCGGTTCGAGGAGGTGGGCGAGCACCACGAAGGGCTCGCGTACGCCGCCCTGGACGGGCGCTACGGCTACATCGATGCGCGGGGCCATACGGCCATCCCCTTCTCCTTCGATCGGGCGGGCACCTTCCACAATGGCCTGGCAGTGGTGGAGCGGGATGGTCGAAGCGGCGCTGTCGATATGCGCGGCCAGGTGGTGGTGCCCTTCGTCCACGACTGGATCGAGGGCTTCGACCGCGGGGTCTCGCGCGTGCGTCGCGATGGGCGCATGGGCCTCATCGGGCCGTTCGGCGACACGGTGCTGGCCCCGGTGCACGCACACGTCGGCAGCTTCGTCGGCGGGCCCGCTTTGGTGGTCGATGGCGACCGTTGCGGCTATGTGGACAGGCCAGGACGGTGGGTGGTGGCCCAGGAGCTCGAGGCCGCTGAGGGTGTCATCAGCTGGGGTGAGTTCCGCGACGGTGTCGCCGAGGTGCAGGTGAAAGGCAAGCGCGGGGCCATCGACACCACAGGACGTTCCATCATTCCCGCGCTGTACGTGGACGTGGGCGCGTATGCCGGCGGCCTCATCGCCGTGAAGAAGAAGACCAAGTGGGCGTACGCGGACCGCTCGCACAAGCTGGTGACGGAGGCGAAGTACGATCAGGCCTGGCCGCTGGTGCAGGGCTTGGGGCGTGTAGTGGTGGAGAACCGCTGGGGCGCGATCGACAGCGCGGGCCGTGAGGTGATCCCGCCACGCTACGAGGCGCTGACCGATGCCGTGCACGGGATGCTGGTGGCCCGGGAGGGTGGCCGCAGCGGCGCGGTGAGCGGAAAGGGCGCGGTGCTCGTCCCCTTCGAGTTCGAGCAGGTCGAACCCCTCGCCGCCGACCTGGTGCGTGTGGAAC